A part of Sulfurimonas sp. genomic DNA contains:
- the nosZ gene encoding Sec-dependent nitrous-oxide reductase — MERHFSKFSSIILGTSLVATALAAAGGELAEVMKKRGLSEVDVVRAAKTYNPSGVKDEYVVFSSGGQAGQVIVYGVPSMRILKYIGVFTPEPWQGYGFDEESKKILRQGNIRGREINWGDTHHPALSEKDGKYDGKWLAINDKANPRIAIIDLADFETKQIVVNPVFKSSHGGAFFTQNSDFILEACQYAAPFDNNYHPIEDYKEDYRGGVTMWRFDHKKGRIQEKESFTIEMPPYMQDLSDSGKAVSDGWGFTNSVNSEMYTGGIEVGMPPNEAGMSRNDTDFLHVYNWKKLAELAKDSKNVKIINDHKVIPMEVAVKNDALFLIPEPKSPHGVDVSPDGNYITVCGKLDTHASVFSFEKIQKLIKNKEYAGKDPFGIPILDMKKSLHGQAELGLGPLHSQYSPVDGEIYTSLYVDSQVVKWNYKTLKVIDKQNVHYNIGHLCGMESETMDPQGRYIIALNKLAIDRFQNVGPLHPQNHQLIDISGKKMDLLVDMPLPLGEPHNAVAIRSEKLNGHVRYAMGTNSRTDSIHEGKTLAGQERIERKGNKVTIYATVVRSHINPERITVNKGDEVTMYLTNLERAQDESHGFTVDHYNLHASLEPGKTSSLKFIADIEGVFPYYCTEFCSALHLEMMGYLMVKDPNKKYDSSQKKKMQTMSPEQLKAEYDKTVATNAATDAVIQSVVKFLKENKYEKHKVVADLVTDAMDQYGKIPEQKKQADAAVKAGDMEKAILFENMIWQYMVKTADVGIRAKDALVRLIATKQSVAAAAGEKAFGEGGCGGCHVIGKVSSGPDLTGVLSRHGKEGEKWVKDFVMKPEAMYNDPYVKGMIDYFNLKMPNQHMDEKDTKNIIEYLKWVDQNANLF; from the coding sequence ATGGAAAGACATTTCAGTAAGTTTTCTTCGATTATCCTAGGCACTTCACTGGTTGCAACGGCGTTAGCTGCTGCCGGCGGTGAATTAGCAGAGGTAATGAAGAAAAGGGGCTTAAGCGAAGTTGATGTAGTTCGTGCTGCAAAAACTTACAACCCTTCAGGTGTTAAAGATGAGTATGTAGTATTTAGTTCAGGCGGGCAAGCAGGACAAGTAATTGTTTACGGTGTTCCGTCTATGAGAATTTTAAAATACATTGGTGTATTTACTCCTGAGCCTTGGCAAGGATACGGATTCGATGAAGAATCTAAAAAAATTCTCAGACAAGGAAATATCAGAGGAAGAGAGATTAATTGGGGAGATACTCACCACCCTGCGTTATCGGAAAAAGATGGAAAATATGACGGTAAATGGTTAGCGATTAACGATAAAGCAAACCCTCGTATAGCAATTATCGACTTAGCAGACTTTGAAACAAAGCAAATTGTAGTTAATCCTGTATTCAAATCATCTCACGGCGGAGCTTTCTTTACTCAAAATAGTGATTTTATCCTAGAAGCATGTCAATACGCTGCTCCGTTTGATAATAATTATCATCCGATTGAAGACTATAAAGAGGATTACCGCGGCGGTGTTACAATGTGGAGATTTGACCATAAAAAAGGTAGAATCCAAGAAAAAGAGTCATTTACTATTGAAATGCCTCCGTATATGCAAGATTTAAGTGACTCCGGTAAAGCTGTATCTGACGGTTGGGGTTTTACCAACTCTGTAAACAGTGAAATGTACACAGGCGGAATCGAAGTAGGTATGCCGCCAAACGAAGCAGGTATGAGTAGAAATGATACTGACTTTTTACATGTCTATAACTGGAAAAAATTGGCAGAACTTGCAAAAGACTCTAAAAATGTAAAAATCATCAATGATCATAAAGTTATCCCTATGGAAGTAGCTGTTAAAAATGATGCTCTGTTCTTAATTCCTGAACCAAAATCACCGCACGGTGTGGATGTTTCTCCTGATGGTAACTACATCACTGTTTGTGGAAAATTAGATACACACGCTTCTGTTTTTAGTTTTGAAAAAATTCAAAAACTTATTAAAAACAAAGAGTATGCAGGAAAAGATCCATTCGGGATTCCTATCTTAGATATGAAAAAATCTCTACACGGTCAAGCTGAGCTGGGACTGGGGCCATTACATAGCCAATATTCTCCTGTTGACGGAGAGATATATACTTCACTCTATGTTGATAGTCAAGTTGTAAAATGGAACTACAAAACTCTAAAAGTAATTGATAAACAAAATGTTCACTATAACATTGGTCACTTATGTGGCATGGAGAGTGAAACAATGGATCCTCAAGGAAGATATATTATCGCTCTAAACAAACTGGCGATTGATAGATTCCAAAATGTCGGTCCACTGCATCCGCAAAACCACCAGTTAATTGATATTAGCGGCAAAAAGATGGATCTTCTTGTTGATATGCCTCTACCGTTAGGTGAGCCACACAACGCTGTTGCTATTAGATCCGAAAAACTCAATGGACATGTCAGATACGCAATGGGTACCAACTCAAGAACAGATTCTATTCACGAAGGTAAAACACTTGCAGGTCAAGAGAGAATTGAGAGAAAAGGCAATAAAGTTACAATTTATGCTACAGTTGTTCGTTCACACATAAACCCTGAAAGAATTACCGTAAACAAAGGTGATGAAGTTACTATGTACCTAACAAACCTTGAGCGTGCGCAAGATGAATCACACGGATTTACAGTTGACCACTATAACCTCCATGCATCACTGGAGCCCGGTAAAACTTCAAGTCTCAAGTTTATAGCAGATATCGAGGGTGTTTTCCCTTACTACTGTACAGAGTTTTGTTCAGCTCTTCACTTAGAGATGATGGGTTATTTGATGGTTAAAGATCCAAACAAAAAGTACGATAGTTCTCAAAAGAAAAAAATGCAGACTATGTCTCCTGAGCAGTTAAAAGCTGAATATGACAAAACTGTTGCAACGAATGCCGCTACTGATGCGGTTATCCAATCTGTTGTTAAATTCTTAAAAGAGAACAAATATGAAAAACATAAAGTTGTTGCTGACCTTGTAACGGATGCTATGGATCAGTATGGAAAAATTCCTGAGCAAAAGAAACAAGCTGATGCTGCTGTAAAAGCCGGCGATATGGAAAAAGCGATTCTTTTTGAGAACATGATTTGGCAGTATATGGTTAAGACTGCGGATGTTGGTATCAGAGCAAAAGATGCGCTTGTAAGACTAATCGCTACAAAACAATCAGTTGCTGCGGCTGCGGGTGAAAAAGCATTCGGTGAAGGCGGATGCGGCGGATGCCATGTTATCGGTAAAGTTTCATCAGGTCCGGACTTAACGGGTGTTCTTTCAAGACACGGTAAAGAGGGTGAGAAATGGGTTAAAGATTTCGTTATGAAACCTGAAGCTATGTATAACGATCCTTATGTTAAAGGTATGATTGATTACTTTAATCTAAAAATGCCAAATCAGCATATGGATGAAAAAGATACTAAAAACATTATTGAATACCTAAAATGGGTAGATCAGAATGCAAATCTATTCTAA
- a CDS encoding cytochrome C: MNKSLIKAKFFATLALVILTLSFTLPMIAFHGTLNQIDAGKKDEVSSFSKTIWNLYNQGRYKSVTTPKDAHNNLEKMIDSSSEIGVASLPIWAVSLEAPNYPKEAFPEGIPVYFHFDGYSGEVHEMNTINHYVGMDPMWIGGIIEREIGIYALLALSLGIVYFIAYNSKFLNYIVLIPASLPLLFIADYSYWLYWFGHNLHDWGAFKIKPFMPTVFGDGKIAQFVTHSYPAIGFYLIVVISLLSLLAFFAKQKALKESNL; this comes from the coding sequence ATGAACAAAAGTTTAATAAAGGCAAAGTTTTTTGCAACTTTAGCTTTAGTTATTTTAACGCTCTCTTTTACTCTTCCGATGATTGCTTTTCACGGTACGCTAAACCAAATTGACGCCGGAAAGAAAGATGAAGTCTCATCTTTTAGTAAAACTATTTGGAATCTATACAACCAAGGCAGATATAAAAGTGTTACTACTCCCAAAGATGCTCATAACAATTTAGAAAAAATGATAGACTCTTCATCAGAAATCGGTGTTGCTTCACTGCCGATTTGGGCAGTTTCGCTTGAAGCTCCAAACTATCCTAAAGAGGCGTTTCCTGAAGGTATCCCCGTATATTTTCATTTTGACGGTTATAGCGGAGAAGTACATGAAATGAATACAATCAACCACTATGTCGGGATGGATCCGATGTGGATTGGCGGTATAATTGAGAGAGAAATCGGCATTTACGCTCTTTTGGCTCTCTCTTTGGGAATAGTCTATTTTATAGCTTATAATTCAAAATTTTTAAACTATATTGTCTTGATACCTGCATCGCTTCCACTGCTTTTTATTGCCGATTATTCATATTGGCTATATTGGTTTGGACACAATCTTCATGATTGGGGAGCATTTAAAATAAAACCTTTTATGCCGACGGTTTTTGGTGATGGGAAAATAGCTCAGTTCGTAACTCATTCATATCCGGCTATAGGTTTTTATCTAATTGTCGTAATTAGTTTATTAAGCCTACTTGCTTTTTTTGCAAAGCAAAAAGCTCTTAAAGAGTCGAATTTATAG